One segment of Onychomys torridus chromosome 3, mOncTor1.1, whole genome shotgun sequence DNA contains the following:
- the Kel gene encoding kell blood group glycoprotein: MGPPWSQESSPEEGLPTEWSRPWTRGRRVLIAGLLCGLLLGSSVLWVYIFRNCGPRHCETPVCLDLLAHYLASGNSSVDPCTDFFRFVCEKANGTSDSLQALTEENKSQLWRLLETPGSWHLGSGEEKAFQFYNSCMDTDAIEAEGVGPLQQIIEELGGWHISGNWTSLDFNRTLRLLMSQYGHFPFFRAYLRPHPTPPHTPVIQIDQPEFDILLQKEQEQKIYAQILREQLTYLNRLGTLLGGDPQKVQQHAAWFISFTSRLFQFLRPLEQQQVEDKLFHVVTIDELQEMAPAIDWLSCLQATFTPMSLSPAQTLVVRDLDYLRNMSQLVEEELLANRDLIQSYMILGLVDTLSPALDSKFREARRELRQKLWELKERPPLPAYPRWMKCVEDTGDFFEPTLAALFVREAFGPSIQSAAMELFAEIKDAVILRLKKLSWLSEETLKDALNKLTKLQVEMGAPKQALKPGLAKEEYSDIQLGPSFLRSFLSCVRSLQGRKVRHFLQPFPHHRWTGSPWGVHAYYSVSDHVVVFPAGLLQPPFFHPGYPRAVNFGAAGSIMAHELLRIFYQLLLPGGCPACDTHVLQEALLCLEHHYAAFPLPNMSPFNGSHTLLENAGDIGGLAIAFQAYSKRIVEHRGEMTLPNQDLSPYQLFFRSYAQVMCKELSSQDPQDTYSPPSLRIHGPLSNTPAFAKHFHCPRGTLLNPSARCKLW; encoded by the exons ATGGGACCTCCCTGGAGCCAGGAG AGTTCTCCAGAAGAGGGGCTTCCCACCGAATGGAGCAGACCGTGGACAAGAGGCAGACGGGTGCTGATAGCTGGCCTGCTCTGTGGCCTGCTCCTCGGTTCCTCTGTGCTCTGGGTGTACATCTTCCGGAACTGTGGTCCTC GCCACTGTGAGACACCTGTGTGTTTGGATCTCTTGGCCCATTACCTGGCCTCTGGAAACAGCAGTGTAGACCCCTGCACTGACTTTTTCAGATTTGTCTGTGAAAAAGCCAATGGGACCAGCGACTCTTTGCAGGCTCTTACAGAAGAGAACAAGAGCCAGCTGTGGAGACTGTTGG AGACCCCAGGGTCTTGGCACCTAGGATCTGGGGAGGAGAAAGCCTTCCAATTTTATAACTCCTGCATGGACACAGATGCCATTGAAGCTGAAGGAGTAGGTCCCCTCCAACAAATTATTGAAGAG CTTGGAGGCTGGCACATCTCTGGCAACTGGACTTCCTTAGACTTTAACCGAACTCTGAGGCTTCTGATGAGTCAGTATGGCCACTTCCCATTCTTCAGGGCCTATCTGCGACCTCATCcaacccctccacacacaccagtTATTCAG ATAGACCAGCCGGAGTTTGACATTCTTCTCCAGAAAGAGCAGGAACAGAAAATCTATGCCCAG ATCCTGCGGGAACAGCTGACTTACCTGAATCGCCTGGGAACTTTGCTGGGAGGTGATCCACAGAAAGTGCAACAACACGCTGCCTGGTTCATCTCCTTTACCTCACGGCTCTTCCAGTTTCTGAGGCCTCTAGAGCAGCAGCAGGTCGAAGACAAGCTCTTCCATGTGGTTACTATTGATGAACTGCAG GAAATGGCCCCTGCCATCGACTGGCTGTCCTGCTTACAAGCCACATTCACACCGATGTCCTTGAGTCCTGCCCAGACCCTTGTGGTCCGTGACCTAGACTACTTGAGAAACATGTCACAACTGGTagaagaggagctgctggcaaaCAG GGACCTGATACAGAGCTACATGATCTTGGGGCTGGTGGATACCCTTTCCCCAGCCCTGGACAGTAAATTCAGGGAAGCACGCAGAGAACTGAGACAGAAACTATGGGAACTGAAAGAGCGACCACCCCTG CCAGCCTACCCACGATGGATGAAGTGTGTGGAAGACACAGGAGACTTCTTTGAGCCTACCCTGGCAGCTCTGTTTGTTCGGGAAGCCTTTGGCCCCAGCATCCAAAGTGCT GCCATGGAATTATTTGCTGAGATCAAGGATGCTGTCATCCTACGCCTCAAAAAACTTTCCTGGTTAAGTGAGGAGACCCTGAAAGATGCCCTGAACAAG CTCACCAAACTTCAGGTGGAGATGGGGGCCCCAAAACAGGCCTTGAAGCCAGGTCTGGCCAAAGAGGAATATAGTGAT ATACAGCTTGGTCCCAGTTTCCTTCGGTCTTTCCTGAGCTGTGTCCGATCCCTCCAGGGCAGGAAAGTCCGGCACTTCTTGCAGCCTTTTCCCCACCACAG GTGGACGGGATCTCCCTGGGGAGTCCATGCCTACTATTCAGTATCTGACCACGTGGTGGTCTTCCCAGCTGgccttctccagcctccattcTTCCACCCTGGCTACCCCAG AGCCGTGAACTTTGGCGCTGCTGGCAGCATCATGGCCCATGAGCTGTTGCGTATCTTCTACCAGCTCT TACTCCCTGGGGGCTGCCCAGCCTGTGACACCCATGTCCTACAGGAAGCACTTCTATGCCTGGAGCACCATTATGCTGCCTTCCCTTTACCCAACATGTCCCCCTTCAATGGTTCCCACACACTCCTGGAAAATGCTGGAGATATAGGAGGCCTGGCCATTGCATTTCAG GCATACAGCAAGAGGATAGTAGAGCACCGTGGGGAGATGACCCTGCCCAACCAGGACCTCAGCCCCTATCAACTCTTCTTCCGCAGCTATGCCCAG GTGATGTGTAAGGAGCTGAGTTCACAAGACCCTCAGGACACTTACAGCCCTCCCAGCCTTCGAATCCATGGACCCCTCAGCAATACCCCAGCCTTTGCCAAACATTTTCATTGTCCACGTGGTACCCTTCTGAACCCCTCTGCCCGCTGCAAACTCTGGTAA
- the Llcfc1 gene encoding LLLL and CFNLAS motif-containing protein 1 isoform X2 — MLARDQGQEQFEEHFVASSVGELWQVMDMAQQEDTIAQATTIRDHLFDLAFCFNLASIMIFL; from the exons ATGCTGGCAAGGG ACCAGGGCCAAGAGCAGTTCGAAGAACACTTTGTGGCTTCCTCAGTGGGTGAGCTGTGGCAGGTGATGGATATGGCCCAGCAAGAGGACACGATCGCCCAGGCAACAACTATCCGGGACCACCTCTTCGATCTAGCTTTCTGCTTCAACCTGGCCAGCATCATGATTTTTTTATGA
- the Llcfc1 gene encoding LLLL and CFNLAS motif-containing protein 1 isoform X1 translates to MEEKEEKRCWQGLHRATFLTAVLLLLQVKEVKSLKGSASLDEDRSQREKLVSADQGQEQFEEHFVASSVGELWQVMDMAQQEDTIAQATTIRDHLFDLAFCFNLASIMIFL, encoded by the exons atggaagagaaggaggaaaaacgATGCTGGCAAGGG CTCCACAGGGCAACATTCCTGACAGctgtcctgctgctgctgcaagtGAAGGAGGTGAAGAGTCTGAAGGGCAGCGCCAGCCTGGATGAGGACAGGAGTCAGAGAGAGAAATTGGTCTCTGCGG ACCAGGGCCAAGAGCAGTTCGAAGAACACTTTGTGGCTTCCTCAGTGGGTGAGCTGTGGCAGGTGATGGATATGGCCCAGCAAGAGGACACGATCGCCCAGGCAACAACTATCCGGGACCACCTCTTCGATCTAGCTTTCTGCTTCAACCTGGCCAGCATCATGATTTTTTTATGA